A window from Triticum aestivum cultivar Chinese Spring chromosome 6D, IWGSC CS RefSeq v2.1, whole genome shotgun sequence encodes these proteins:
- the LOC123142561 gene encoding protein ASPARTIC PROTEASE IN GUARD CELL 1-like translates to MEDSGRQPSYLTGATSRKREPRQVMECGEYQLFQASLLSLPRSSDISLFDTCYDRRQSVLVPVVALRFEGGRELKLPAKNYLIPVDGAGTYCLAFAGTSGPVSIIGNVQQQGVRVSFDTTKNTISFTADKC, encoded by the exons ATGGAGGACTCCGGGAGGCAGCCTTCGTACCTGACGGGCGCGACCTCGAGGAAGCGGGAGCCGAGGCAGGTGATGGAGTGTGGCGAGTACCAGCTCTTCCAGGCTAGTCTGCTG TCCCTGCCCCGCTCGTCCGACATCTCGCTCTTCGACACCTGCTATGACCGGCGGCAGAGCGTGCTGGTGCCCGTGGTGGCGCTGCGGTTCGAGGGCGGCAGGGAGCTGAAGCTGCCGGCGAAGAACTACCTGATCCCGGTGGACGGGGCCGGGACCTACTGCCTAGCATTCGCGGGGACGAGCGGGCCCGTGTCCATCATCGGCAACGTGCAACAGCAGGGCGTGCGCGTCAGCTTCGACACAACCAAGAACACCATCAGCTTCACCGCCGACAAGTGCTAG